The following are from one region of the Mesorhizobium sp. B4-1-4 genome:
- a CDS encoding patatin-like phospholipase family protein, translating into MPLDFIEVFRRELSAVNFRRMRIRCGAVAEHRANGTGQATSHFLVDRGDAAIDEARSDPERGAIRTKKASNLTGIALSGGGVRSASYCLGVLQALESLAPAGSPRPLDAVDYLSTVSGGGYIGTSVVAGMMQDSRTFPFESRLDEAETPETQHLRDFSNFLAPSGAADYLVSIALVMRGLLVNALIVLPALLLLAVLTIAINPTVADLVRPGIFGISVSKLPMLGATMKYFAHTVVLAALAAFVMFGSALYTSLTFRTGSLRSREILGRALGALVAVVLASAIIDIQPLVLSGMLANANDKVISSTDQTFVLAEPFQDFLSAFASILPSLASVLVPTVAVLISVSQKLAKLAEAAFGDVSWSATIKKNGSRLVLYLAAVIVPFMLWVTYIYLSYWAIRKGDEWCGVETPGWLKTVTQCEAGWYIGPLSRLGPIGATYLGAALLFSAICLLIGPNSNSLHRLYRDRLSRAFLMQRSTIGKQPSDSVDTWKFSSLKPVDEAGNWKEGAAFSPYLLSNAAINLEGSKDLNKRGRNADNFIFSPLHVGSQSTRYVASTDMERVVPDLSLATAMATSGAAASANMGRQTIKILTFSLSLLNIRLGYWLANPFRIVAFKKHLNRWIANVGTWYFAAETAGLLNQNRLNVYLTDGGHIENLGIYELLRRRCKVILAVDAEADPALTFPSLVNLEVMARIDLGVRIDLGWQAIQANALGITPTAPYGPEGPPGRRGPHAAIGVIKYDDDETGVLIYIKSSLSGDENDYILDYFRRHPTFPHETTVDQFFTEEQFEAYRALGFHAARGLLTGADRYGNPVEMPKGWKAQVAAALALLNVPKAMAAATAGHL; encoded by the coding sequence GTGCCCCTGGATTTTATCGAGGTCTTCCGCCGCGAACTGAGCGCTGTCAATTTTCGCCGCATGCGCATCCGCTGCGGCGCCGTGGCCGAACACAGGGCAAACGGCACCGGCCAGGCCACCAGCCATTTCCTTGTCGATCGCGGCGACGCGGCGATCGACGAGGCACGGTCCGACCCGGAACGCGGTGCGATCAGGACGAAGAAAGCCAGCAATCTTACGGGCATAGCGCTCTCGGGTGGCGGCGTGCGCTCGGCCTCCTACTGCCTCGGCGTGCTGCAGGCGCTGGAGTCGCTGGCGCCGGCGGGCAGTCCGCGCCCGCTCGATGCCGTCGACTACCTCTCCACCGTCTCGGGCGGCGGCTATATCGGCACTTCGGTCGTGGCCGGAATGATGCAGGACAGCCGCACATTCCCCTTCGAAAGCCGGCTCGACGAGGCGGAGACGCCCGAAACACAGCATTTGCGGGACTTCTCCAATTTCCTGGCGCCCAGCGGTGCCGCGGACTATCTGGTCAGCATCGCGCTGGTCATGCGGGGCCTGCTGGTCAACGCCTTGATCGTGCTGCCGGCCCTGCTGCTGCTTGCCGTGCTCACCATCGCGATCAACCCCACCGTAGCGGATCTGGTGAGACCCGGCATTTTCGGCATTTCGGTCTCGAAACTGCCAATGCTCGGCGCAACCATGAAGTACTTCGCGCATACCGTGGTGCTTGCCGCGCTGGCGGCGTTTGTGATGTTCGGCAGCGCGCTCTACACGTCCCTCACCTTCCGCACCGGCTCGCTGAGGAGCCGCGAGATTCTCGGCCGCGCCCTTGGCGCGCTGGTTGCCGTGGTGCTCGCCTCGGCGATCATCGACATCCAGCCCCTGGTGCTTTCGGGCATGCTTGCGAACGCCAACGACAAGGTCATCAGTTCCACCGACCAGACATTCGTCCTGGCAGAACCGTTCCAGGATTTTCTGTCGGCCTTCGCGAGCATTCTGCCCTCGCTTGCCAGCGTGCTCGTGCCGACGGTGGCGGTGCTGATTTCGGTTTCGCAAAAACTCGCCAAGCTCGCCGAGGCGGCATTTGGCGATGTGAGCTGGAGCGCGACGATCAAGAAGAACGGCAGCCGGCTCGTCCTCTACCTCGCCGCGGTGATCGTGCCGTTCATGCTGTGGGTGACGTACATCTATCTGAGCTATTGGGCGATCCGCAAAGGAGACGAGTGGTGCGGCGTGGAAACACCGGGCTGGCTGAAGACAGTCACGCAATGCGAGGCGGGCTGGTATATCGGCCCGCTTTCCCGGCTTGGCCCCATCGGCGCGACATATCTGGGCGCCGCTTTGCTCTTCTCGGCCATCTGCCTGTTGATCGGACCGAATTCGAACTCGCTCCACAGGCTCTATCGCGACCGTCTCAGCCGCGCCTTCCTCATGCAGAGGAGCACCATAGGCAAGCAGCCGTCGGACTCGGTCGACACCTGGAAATTTTCGTCCCTGAAACCGGTCGATGAGGCCGGAAACTGGAAGGAAGGGGCGGCCTTCTCGCCCTATCTCCTGTCCAATGCCGCCATAAACCTCGAGGGCTCGAAGGACCTCAACAAACGCGGCCGCAACGCCGACAATTTCATCTTCAGCCCGCTGCATGTCGGCAGCCAGTCGACCCGCTATGTCGCCTCGACGGACATGGAAAGGGTGGTGCCCGACCTCAGCCTCGCCACGGCAATGGCGACGTCGGGTGCGGCGGCATCGGCGAATATGGGACGGCAGACAATAAAAATCCTTACGTTCAGCCTGTCCCTGCTGAACATCCGGCTCGGCTACTGGCTGGCCAACCCTTTCCGGATCGTGGCCTTCAAGAAGCATTTGAATCGCTGGATCGCGAATGTCGGTACCTGGTATTTCGCGGCGGAGACGGCCGGACTCCTGAACCAGAACCGGCTCAACGTCTACCTGACCGATGGCGGCCACATCGAGAACCTCGGCATCTACGAATTGCTGCGCCGCCGCTGCAAGGTGATCCTCGCGGTCGATGCCGAGGCCGACCCGGCGCTGACATTCCCATCGCTGGTCAATCTGGAGGTCATGGCCCGTATCGATCTTGGCGTCAGGATCGATCTGGGGTGGCAGGCAATTCAGGCCAATGCACTCGGCATAACGCCAACCGCGCCCTATGGGCCCGAGGGACCGCCTGGCCGGCGTGGCCCGCATGCCGCGATCGGCGTCATCAAATATGACGACGACGAAACAGGCGTCCTGATCTACATCAAGTCGTCATTGAGCGGCGATGAGAACGACTACATCCTCGACTATTTCAGGCGCCATCCCACATTTCCCCACGAAACGACCGTCGACCAGTTCTTCACCGAGGAGCAGTTCGAAGCCTACCGCGCCTTGGGGTTCCACGCGGCACGCGGGCTTCTGACCGGCGCCGACCGCTACGGAAATCCGGTGGAGATGCCCAAAGGCTGGAAGGCTCAGGTCGCCGCGGCCCTGGCTCTGCTCAACGTGCCCAAAGCAATGGCGGCGGCGACAGCGGGCCACCTTTAG
- a CDS encoding helix-turn-helix domain-containing protein: MPIRENVAANLRRLVGGHASVSAACRGLGMNRSQFERYLQGKSVPNQATARLICAYFGIDEDELYGAPQAAAPGHPDLPPMHRTLYENMVRGPSPAIAGGTYFTYFAVPDRPDLLMRSVTFVRREAELVTFRRVTRWTEGHRQGGARAPGWHYGIAISRLNWIYFAGINRRQTAEPSIVAVQWAPFSEPVLVGKAFVLTGAGPVCVRVIMRQELGRISLKQAMQMSGIVSLDNPRLDHLVVSLLREG, encoded by the coding sequence GTGCCAATCCGGGAGAATGTTGCCGCGAATCTCAGACGGCTGGTCGGCGGCCATGCGTCGGTGAGCGCCGCATGCCGCGGGCTGGGCATGAACCGCTCGCAGTTCGAGCGCTACCTGCAGGGCAAGAGCGTGCCCAACCAGGCCACGGCCAGGCTGATCTGCGCCTATTTCGGGATCGATGAGGACGAGCTGTACGGGGCGCCGCAAGCCGCGGCACCCGGACACCCGGATCTGCCGCCGATGCACCGGACGCTCTACGAGAACATGGTGCGTGGCCCTTCTCCGGCCATTGCGGGCGGCACCTATTTCACCTATTTCGCGGTTCCGGACCGTCCCGACCTTCTGATGCGCTCGGTCACCTTCGTGCGGCGCGAGGCCGAGCTGGTGACCTTCAGGCGCGTGACGCGGTGGACCGAAGGCCATCGCCAGGGCGGCGCGCGGGCGCCGGGCTGGCATTATGGCATCGCGATCTCGCGCCTGAACTGGATCTATTTCGCCGGCATCAACCGCCGCCAGACCGCGGAGCCGTCGATCGTGGCCGTGCAGTGGGCCCCTTTCTCGGAGCCGGTCCTGGTCGGCAAGGCCTTCGTTTTGACCGGAGCCGGACCGGTCTGCGTGCGGGTCATCATGCGCCAGGAACTCGGCAGGATCAGCCTGAAGCAGGCGATGCAGATGTCCGGGATCGTCAGCCTTGACAACCCGCGCCTCGACCACCTTGTGGTAAGCCTCCTGCGCGAGGGCTAG
- a CDS encoding GntR family transcriptional regulator — MLNSFDYGGKEADTVHALEEDIIFGRLAPGTRLVEDVLLARFPVSRHAIRQALYQLERLGIVTRERNKGAMVRRLSPEEVRQIYEVREMLQRQAALMIPLPAGDALIEELMRIHRVYSSHVDSGYLRGIHEANDRFHLTMFSACGNAYLVSSIEHYMRLSLPVRANSLADREKLETSRQHHAMMIEALQRRDNWVLAQLCVDHLQPSKAFYLQEIETKASGG, encoded by the coding sequence ATGCTCAACAGCTTCGACTATGGCGGCAAGGAAGCCGACACCGTGCACGCGCTGGAGGAGGACATCATCTTCGGCCGGCTGGCGCCCGGCACGCGCCTGGTCGAGGATGTGCTGCTCGCCCGCTTTCCGGTCTCGCGCCACGCCATCCGCCAGGCGCTCTACCAGCTGGAGCGGCTCGGCATCGTCACGCGCGAGCGCAACAAGGGCGCCATGGTGCGCCGGCTCTCGCCCGAGGAGGTGCGCCAGATCTACGAGGTGCGCGAAATGCTGCAGCGCCAGGCGGCGCTGATGATCCCCCTGCCCGCCGGCGATGCGCTGATCGAGGAACTGATGCGGATCCACCGCGTCTACAGCAGCCATGTCGACAGCGGTTATCTCAGAGGCATCCACGAGGCCAATGACCGTTTCCACCTCACAATGTTCTCGGCCTGCGGCAACGCCTATCTGGTGTCCTCGATCGAACACTACATGCGACTCAGCCTGCCGGTGCGGGCCAATTCGCTGGCCGACAGGGAAAAGCTCGAAACATCGCGCCAGCATCACGCGATGATGATCGAGGCGCTGCAGCGCCGGGACAATTGGGTGCTGGCGCAGCTCTGCGTCGACCATCTGCAGCCGAGCAAGGCGTTTTATCTCCAGGAGATCGAGACGAAGGCTTCGGGCGGCTAG
- a CDS encoding acyltransferase family protein → MSASFRPDIQGLRALAVGGVVAYHFGLAALPGGFAGVDIFFVISGWLISTHLMREITETGRLDLWRFYARRARRLLPAALFVILVTLAAGYFILAPQEQALYSRGAMYASAYAINLWLLRWSFDYFAADALSNPFIHFWSLSVEEQFYLVWPTLLLLAAWLRPGKRMAVAVIGAAGLASFLACLWLTSAAPAWAFYFSPLRAWEFAAGGLATLAPATLWRHRLERFIVSRKRQTAPALCPDAIADGKSFHTFPGIARWLRAVQGWLGLALIAAAYLALSEDLPFPGWYALLPVAGTVLVLLSGADEENDGDTASPARWQALAPASLLSLPPLQWIGARSYSLYLWHWPVIVYAGMLVPDLTVVQRLGCGALALALSFLTYHLIESPARRGGWPIAGARAFRFVAIAGAKPLRIFPAIALAPALALTGAGVAVAYASAHLATRNIDPAQRGIEQAAEQPSIARARDANCLLDFHTVKPKPCVFGPADAAHTIVLFGDSHADHWSTPLVAAARRNDTKVVTYLKSSCRASRLSTFNAVLKRDYTECDAWREQAIADIIRRKPRLVVISEFSIGNLTRDMPAAGREAETARWQAGLRSTLQAFSKAGVETAVIRDTPIGDSFADSCVARALWWRKAPSRCDTPRTEAANDKAAAAERAVVKSVPDTLYVDLTDRFCGPAQCHVFIGGKLAFRDRHHLATAFAETLEGPLEKALF, encoded by the coding sequence GTGTCGGCATCGTTTCGGCCAGATATACAGGGGTTGCGCGCGCTGGCGGTCGGCGGCGTCGTTGCCTATCATTTCGGCCTCGCCGCACTGCCCGGTGGCTTTGCCGGCGTCGACATCTTCTTCGTCATTTCCGGCTGGCTGATCTCAACGCACCTCATGCGGGAGATCACCGAGACCGGCAGGCTCGACCTCTGGCGCTTCTATGCCCGCCGCGCCCGGCGCCTCCTGCCGGCCGCTTTGTTCGTCATCCTGGTCACGCTCGCCGCCGGTTATTTCATCCTGGCGCCGCAGGAGCAGGCGCTCTATTCGCGCGGCGCCATGTATGCGTCGGCCTATGCCATCAATCTGTGGCTGCTGCGCTGGTCGTTCGACTATTTCGCCGCCGATGCCTTGAGCAATCCGTTCATCCACTTCTGGTCGCTGTCGGTGGAGGAGCAGTTCTATCTCGTCTGGCCCACGCTGCTTCTGCTCGCTGCCTGGCTGCGTCCGGGAAAGCGCATGGCGGTAGCGGTGATCGGCGCGGCCGGCCTCGCCTCCTTCCTCGCCTGCCTGTGGCTGACCAGCGCCGCGCCGGCCTGGGCCTTCTATTTCTCGCCGCTGCGCGCCTGGGAGTTCGCCGCCGGCGGCCTGGCGACGCTGGCGCCGGCGACCCTGTGGCGGCACCGGCTGGAGCGGTTCATCGTTTCGCGGAAACGCCAAACCGCTCCGGCTCTTTGTCCTGACGCGATTGCGGACGGAAAATCGTTTCACACTTTCCCTGGAATTGCTCGATGGCTGCGCGCGGTGCAGGGCTGGCTCGGCCTGGCGCTGATCGCGGCGGCTTATCTTGCCTTGAGCGAAGACCTGCCCTTCCCCGGCTGGTACGCGCTGTTGCCGGTCGCCGGCACGGTCCTGGTGCTGCTGAGCGGCGCCGACGAAGAGAACGACGGCGACACCGCCAGCCCTGCCCGCTGGCAGGCGCTGGCGCCCGCTTCCCTGCTTTCGCTGCCGCCTTTGCAATGGATCGGCGCGCGCTCCTATTCGCTCTATCTCTGGCATTGGCCGGTCATCGTCTATGCCGGGATGCTGGTACCGGATCTCACCGTCGTGCAGCGCCTCGGCTGCGGCGCTCTGGCGCTGGCGCTGTCGTTCCTCACCTATCATCTGATCGAGAGCCCGGCGCGGCGCGGCGGCTGGCCGATAGCGGGCGCCCGAGCCTTTCGTTTTGTAGCGATTGCTGGCGCAAAACCGCTTCGCATTTTTCCTGCAATTGCTTTGGCTCCCGCGTTGGCGTTGACCGGCGCGGGCGTGGCGGTGGCCTATGCCAGCGCGCACCTGGCCACACGCAATATCGACCCTGCCCAGCGCGGTATCGAACAGGCCGCCGAACAGCCCTCCATCGCGCGCGCCCGCGACGCCAACTGCCTGCTCGACTTCCACACGGTGAAACCGAAGCCTTGCGTGTTCGGCCCGGCGGATGCCGCCCACACCATCGTGCTGTTCGGGGATTCGCATGCCGACCACTGGTCGACGCCGCTGGTCGCGGCCGCCCGGCGCAACGACACCAAGGTGGTCACCTATCTCAAATCCTCGTGCCGCGCCTCGCGGCTGTCGACCTTCAACGCGGTGCTGAAGCGTGACTACACCGAATGCGACGCCTGGCGCGAACAGGCGATAGCAGACATAATCCGCCGCAAACCGCGGCTTGTGGTGATCTCGGAATTCTCGATCGGCAACCTGACCCGCGACATGCCAGCCGCCGGCCGCGAGGCCGAGACCGCGCGCTGGCAGGCAGGCCTGCGCTCCACACTGCAGGCCTTCAGCAAAGCCGGCGTCGAGACGGCCGTCATCCGCGACACGCCGATCGGCGACAGCTTCGCCGATTCCTGCGTGGCCCGTGCGCTCTGGTGGCGCAAGGCGCCCTCGCGCTGCGACACGCCAAGAACCGAGGCCGCCAATGACAAGGCCGCCGCCGCCGAGCGCGCCGTGGTGAAAAGCGTGCCTGACACGCTCTATGTCGACCTGACCGATCGCTTCTGCGGCCCCGCCCAATGCCACGTCTTCATCGGCGGCAAGCTGGCGTTCCGCGACCGGCACCATCTGGCCACGGCGTTTGCGGAGACGCTGGAAGGCCCGCTGGAAAAGGCGCTGTTTTAG
- a CDS encoding IS4 family transposase: MRISAGMRRLADTRAEQVAFTRLFGNPNVTVQEIVRTAAAQTAKAAAGRHVLIIEDSSEINYQAKASRKRGLGCVGNGKDIGLFVHPALAVDAGDGSVLGLAAATIWRRRGQKADDYQALPIEAKESYKWIATATAARQALTDTPLLTVIGDREADIYEVLARLPDERTHVLMRAVRDRALGEEGGRLFGEIAKTPEAGRIAFDLQARPGRPGRKVHLAVRFAEVTLRQPRLGADRRDPRAVRLNIVEVREIDPPSPKDAVIWRLLTTHTVKTLADAIAIVDLYRSRWTIEQLFRTLKSQAIDLEESLIADGDALERLAATALIVATRVMQLVHGRDAAGQTLRATRLFNPAEIAVLDALVARLEGKTQTQKNPHPHTHARLGGLVHCPARRLERLSKGAPAGPGHLQQRPQTLPRHC; encoded by the coding sequence ATGCGCATCAGCGCGGGCATGCGTCGGCTGGCCGATACACGCGCGGAACAGGTTGCGTTCACGCGGCTGTTTGGCAATCCCAACGTGACGGTGCAGGAGATCGTGCGCACGGCGGCGGCGCAAACGGCCAAGGCGGCGGCCGGCCGTCATGTGCTGATCATCGAGGACAGCAGCGAGATCAACTATCAGGCCAAGGCCTCGCGCAAGCGCGGCCTCGGATGTGTCGGCAACGGCAAGGATATCGGGCTGTTCGTACACCCGGCTCTGGCCGTGGATGCCGGCGACGGGTCGGTGCTGGGCCTTGCGGCGGCCACGATCTGGCGGCGCCGGGGGCAGAAGGCGGACGACTACCAGGCCCTGCCGATCGAAGCCAAGGAAAGCTACAAATGGATCGCCACCGCCACGGCGGCCCGCCAGGCGCTGACCGACACGCCGCTCCTCACCGTGATCGGCGACCGCGAGGCCGACATCTACGAGGTGCTGGCAAGGCTGCCTGACGAGCGCACGCATGTGCTCATGCGCGCTGTGCGCGATCGGGCGCTGGGGGAAGAGGGCGGCCGCTTGTTCGGCGAGATAGCCAAGACGCCGGAAGCCGGCCGCATCGCCTTCGATCTGCAGGCGCGTCCCGGCCGGCCGGGACGCAAGGTGCACCTGGCCGTTCGCTTCGCCGAGGTCACCTTGCGCCAGCCGCGCCTTGGGGCCGACCGCCGCGATCCGCGCGCGGTCAGGCTCAATATCGTGGAAGTGCGCGAGATCGATCCGCCTTCGCCCAAGGACGCGGTGATCTGGCGGCTGTTGACAACCCACACCGTCAAGACACTCGCCGATGCCATCGCCATCGTCGATCTCTACCGGTCGCGCTGGACCATCGAGCAGTTGTTCCGGACCTTGAAGTCGCAGGCCATCGATCTGGAGGAAAGCCTCATCGCCGATGGCGATGCACTCGAACGTCTGGCTGCAACCGCGCTGATCGTGGCCACCAGGGTTATGCAACTCGTGCACGGGCGCGACGCGGCCGGCCAGACCCTCAGGGCCACACGCCTCTTCAATCCCGCCGAGATCGCCGTTCTGGACGCGCTGGTCGCCAGGCTGGAAGGCAAGACCCAAACGCAGAAGAACCCGCATCCGCACACACACGCTCGCTTGGGCGGCCTGGTGCATTGCCCGGCTCGGCGGCTGGAACGGCTATCCAAAGGAGCGCCCGCCGGGCCCGGTCACCTTCAGCAACGGCCTCAAACGCTTCCACGCCATTGTTGA
- a CDS encoding DUF6456 domain-containing protein: MPKKTKPAKPQAPKLPKGEAEQVRIRREVGHDFALRDDEFGRKRLTVGTLEARRVYEVSNDGHTSTGGIVRVRNVDPLLGITSLSRQQREAGQRYREDFQCSQQADVKPMRWTERVDGGRQGGGIADSVLDAGRAHAAATRALGHWEVALVVQKVCCVGGSIKSLAEQTGEGRDVVTKLLKVGLDLLAVYYGMMMRRVG; this comes from the coding sequence ATGCCCAAAAAGACCAAACCCGCCAAACCGCAAGCGCCGAAACTGCCGAAGGGCGAGGCCGAGCAGGTGCGCATCCGGCGCGAGGTCGGCCATGATTTCGCGCTCAGGGACGACGAATTCGGCCGCAAGCGGCTGACCGTCGGTACGTTGGAGGCACGGCGCGTCTACGAGGTGTCGAACGACGGCCACACCTCCACCGGCGGCATCGTGCGGGTGCGCAATGTCGATCCGCTTTTGGGCATCACCTCGCTGTCGCGCCAGCAGCGCGAAGCCGGTCAGCGCTACCGCGAGGATTTTCAGTGCAGCCAGCAGGCTGATGTGAAGCCGATGCGCTGGACCGAGCGCGTCGATGGCGGCCGCCAGGGCGGCGGCATCGCCGACAGCGTGCTCGACGCCGGCCGCGCGCATGCCGCCGCCACCAGGGCGCTCGGGCATTGGGAGGTGGCCTTGGTGGTGCAGAAAGTCTGCTGCGTCGGCGGCTCGATCAAGAGCCTGGCCGAACAGACCGGCGAGGGGCGCGATGTGGTAACGAAGCTGTTGAAGGTCGGGCTGGACCTGCTGGCGGTGTACTATGGCATGATGATGAGGCGGGTGGGGTAG
- a CDS encoding YdaU family protein produces the protein MSERPFMQLYVSDFVGDTLQLSTEQIGAYMLILMAMWNAGGRLPDNDAKLARVARLSLKRWRVISADLLTFFDREAGEIGHKRLTKELHKAKAKSEARTAAGARGGAATALKTKAHGAPNAGSLPRHLPDSRNQNEKASGLSRERTEQPPPRGPKKPAGWIRPKTHADAANAIIEEIRIHDRSRAAAGDEGAGRDVLMLPAIRPD, from the coding sequence ATGAGCGAACGGCCCTTCATGCAGCTCTACGTCTCCGATTTCGTCGGCGACACGCTTCAACTCTCCACCGAGCAGATCGGCGCCTACATGCTCATCCTGATGGCGATGTGGAACGCCGGCGGCCGGCTGCCCGACAATGATGCCAAGCTGGCGCGGGTGGCGCGGCTCTCCCTGAAAAGATGGCGCGTCATCAGCGCCGATCTCCTGACCTTCTTCGATCGCGAAGCGGGCGAGATCGGCCACAAGCGGCTGACGAAAGAGCTGCACAAGGCGAAGGCCAAAAGCGAGGCGAGGACCGCCGCCGGCGCGCGCGGCGGCGCCGCCACCGCCTTGAAAACAAAGGCACATGGGGCACCAAATGCCGGTTCTTTGCCGCGGCATCTTCCAGACTCCAGAAACCAGAATGAAAAAGCTTCCGGTCTTTCACGGGAAAGGACGGAGCAGCCTCCGCCGCGCGGACCGAAAAAGCCGGCCGGCTGGATCAGGCCGAAAACCCACGCCGACGCCGCCAATGCCATCATCGAGGAGATCCGCATTCATGACCGCAGCCGAGCTGCAGCAGGCGACGAAGGCGCTGGCCGCGATGTTCTCATGCTTCCCGCAATCCGCCCTGACTGA
- a CDS encoding DUF982 domain-containing protein, with protein MTAFMPVTLRFCDNKTVLVGSVADAATALRHPWPDKTAPAYLDAARLVRLAVEGSCCPRTAFEAFSKAARQQGILVVRPRSRAHDWLDAAASP; from the coding sequence ATGACGGCTTTCATGCCGGTTACCCTGCGCTTTTGCGACAACAAGACCGTGCTGGTCGGCTCGGTGGCCGACGCCGCGACCGCGCTGCGGCACCCATGGCCCGACAAGACCGCGCCAGCCTATCTCGACGCGGCACGGCTGGTCAGACTCGCGGTTGAGGGCAGTTGCTGCCCGCGCACGGCCTTCGAGGCCTTCAGCAAGGCCGCCAGGCAACAGGGCATATTGGTGGTCAGGCCGAGAAGCCGCGCGCACGACTGGCTCGACGCGGCCGCCAGCCCTTGA
- a CDS encoding DUF982 domain-containing protein — translation MSAGLRAARNARPKVNVVGTMKTGVPLKVCLDGHVEEIDNVSDAADFLQRWPIERRGHVYRSALNACSAAIAAQISESDAIKAFTGFARVTGILVADSGPAMRLEPRPVQSRMPKQGRQAPK, via the coding sequence ATGAGCGCTGGCTTGAGAGCCGCGCGCAATGCCAGACCGAAGGTGAATGTCGTGGGTACGATGAAAACCGGAGTGCCGCTCAAAGTCTGCCTGGACGGGCATGTCGAGGAAATTGACAATGTCAGCGATGCCGCCGACTTCCTGCAGCGCTGGCCGATCGAGCGGCGCGGTCACGTCTATCGCAGCGCGCTCAACGCCTGCAGCGCGGCGATCGCGGCACAGATTTCGGAATCCGATGCGATAAAGGCGTTCACCGGCTTCGCCCGCGTCACCGGCATCCTGGTTGCCGACAGCGGGCCGGCCATGAGACTGGAACCCCGCCCGGTGCAGAGCCGCATGCCCAAGCAAGGCCGGCAGGCGCCGAAATAG
- a CDS encoding GcrA cell cycle regulator — protein sequence MASYSDAELHEIARWLRDGLSASRIATAFSTLRGSPVSRNAIIGIVHRNAMLGAIGFANGKGMPPAARQVAGERAKDKRTGGTQASGRTKGKATGKAAAAVKKGADVPVGKGAATRKAMAGVRHDASPAWLPPRLFVREVGVLIADGEAYRFKVPAPRRGPIGRQPHGVAMRFIDCLFGRCRAPLDLTLEEDPENDATGGRPGADMLCCGMRTKAMKSYCGYHQARFRRRVCEAG from the coding sequence ATGGCAAGCTATAGCGACGCCGAATTGCACGAGATCGCCCGCTGGCTGAGGGACGGGCTTTCGGCCTCGCGGATCGCGACGGCATTCAGCACACTGCGCGGCAGCCCGGTATCGCGCAACGCCATTATCGGCATCGTCCACCGCAACGCCATGCTGGGCGCGATCGGCTTTGCCAACGGCAAGGGCATGCCGCCGGCGGCCAGGCAGGTTGCCGGCGAACGGGCGAAGGACAAGCGGACTGGCGGAACGCAGGCCAGCGGAAGGACAAAGGGCAAGGCCACCGGAAAGGCGGCCGCCGCCGTAAAAAAAGGTGCCGATGTGCCTGTCGGCAAGGGCGCCGCCACGCGCAAGGCCATGGCTGGTGTCAGGCACGACGCTTCGCCGGCCTGGCTGCCGCCGCGCCTGTTCGTGCGCGAGGTGGGCGTGCTGATCGCCGACGGCGAAGCCTATCGCTTCAAGGTGCCGGCGCCGCGGCGCGGCCCCATCGGTCGCCAGCCGCATGGCGTGGCGATGCGCTTCATCGATTGCCTGTTCGGCCGCTGCCGCGCGCCGCTCGACCTGACGCTCGAAGAGGACCCAGAAAACGATGCGACGGGCGGCCGGCCGGGCGCCGACATGCTGTGCTGCGGCATGCGCACCAAGGCGATGAAAAGCTACTGCGGCTACCACCAGGCGCGCTTTCGCCGCCGCGTTTGCGAGGCGGGGTGA
- a CDS encoding XRE family transcriptional regulator yields the protein MGAMARTELSIKVGAAIRQARKQRGLVMRHIAEHNDTDVAAVGNWETGRNLPKTENLLKTAAFLRVDPVALGKGEVVFLDEAGPVADAEIVTDAGPLPAGPMDIELLGAAVGGDDGDFTFNGEVAGYVQRPPGIAHLRKVFALHVLSDSMVPRYEPGEMLYCGGRDAVPGDHVVIETFPEENERNGKAFIKKLVKRTAGELVVEQYNPPKTLTFNRYAIKHVWRVIPLKELLGY from the coding sequence ATGGGCGCCATGGCAAGAACGGAACTGTCGATCAAGGTCGGGGCGGCGATCCGCCAGGCGCGCAAGCAGCGCGGGCTGGTCATGCGTCACATTGCCGAGCACAACGACACCGATGTCGCCGCCGTCGGCAATTGGGAAACGGGGCGCAACCTGCCCAAAACCGAGAATCTTCTGAAGACCGCGGCCTTCCTCCGCGTCGACCCGGTTGCGCTCGGCAAGGGCGAGGTCGTCTTCCTCGACGAGGCCGGCCCGGTGGCGGACGCCGAGATCGTCACCGATGCCGGCCCATTGCCGGCCGGACCGATGGACATCGAGCTGCTCGGCGCCGCCGTTGGTGGCGACGATGGCGACTTCACCTTCAACGGCGAGGTCGCCGGCTATGTCCAGCGTCCGCCAGGCATTGCGCATCTGCGCAAGGTGTTTGCGCTGCACGTGCTCTCCGATTCCATGGTGCCGCGTTACGAGCCCGGCGAAATGCTCTATTGCGGCGGCCGCGACGCCGTGCCCGGCGACCACGTCGTGATCGAGACCTTCCCGGAAGAAAACGAGCGCAACGGCAAGGCCTTCATCAAGAAGCTGGTCAAGCGCACCGCGGGTGAGCTCGTGGTCGAGCAGTACAACCCTCCCAAGACACTGACCTTCAACCGCTACGCCATCAAGCACGTCTGGCGCGTCATCCCGCTGAAGGAATTGCTGGGGTATTAG